The genomic stretch TTGAGCAGCACGTGCTTTTTCTTGCCCATCGACAGCTTGATGACGCCGTCCGCGGTCAGATTTGCGGCGGTCAGCACCATCTTGTCGTCGGTGACGGCGACGTCGTTGACGCGCAGGCCGCCGCCCTTGATCTGGCGCCGCGCTTCGCCATTGGAGCCGACCAGCCCGGTCTTCTCGGCGAACGCCGCCAGCACGCCGAGCCCGGCATCGAGTTCGCTCGACGCGATCGCCACGCTGGGCAGGTCGGTCGCGGTGCCGCCCTGATCGAAGGTGGTCCGCGCGGTGGCTTCGGCCTTGTCGGCGGCGTCGCGGCCATGGATCAGCGCGGTGGTCTCGGTCGCCAGGACTTTCTTGGCCTCGTTGATGTCCTGGCCCTTGAGCGCGGCGAGGCGGGCGATCTCGTCCATCGGCAGCAGCGTGAACAGCTTGAGGAAGCGCTCGACGTCGGCGTCCTCGGTGTTGCGCCAATATTGCCAGTAGTCGTAGGGGCTCAGCATGTCGGCGTTGAGCCACACCGCGCCGGCGGCGGTCTTGCCCATCTTGGCACCGGACGAGGTGGTCAGCAGCGGGCAGGTCAGGGCATGCAGCTGATGCGTGCCCATGCGGCGGCCGAGATCGACGCCGGTGACGATGTTGCCCCATTGGTCGGAGCCGCCCATCTGCAGATTGCAGCCATAGCGCCGCGACAGCTCGACGAAGTCGTAGGACTGCAGGATCATGTAGTTGAATTCGATGAAGGACAGTTCCTGCTCGCGGTCGATCCGCATCCTCACCGAATCCATGGTCAGCATGCGGTTGATCGAGAAGTGGCGCCCGATGTCGCGCAGCATCTCGATGTAGTTCAGCTTGGTCAGCCATTCGGCATTGTCGGCCATCACCGCGTCGCTGCGGCCGTCGCCGAATTTGATCAGCTTGGCGAAGGTGCCCTTGATCGATTCCTTGTTGGCGTCGATCTGCTCATAGGTCAGGATCTTGCGGGTCTCGTCGCGGCCGGAAGGGTCGCCGACCCGCGTGGTGCCGCCGCCCATCAGCGCGATCGGCTTGTTGCCGGTGGCCTGCAGCCAATGCAGCATCATGATCGAGAGCAGATGTCCGACATGCAGCGACGCCGCGGTGCAATCATAGCCGACATAGGCGATCGCCTCGCCGCGCGACGCCAGATCGTCCAGCGATTCCGGGTCAGAGATCTGGTGAATGAAACCGCGGCTCTGCAGCACATTGAGAAAATCGGATTTAAATGCGGTCATTTGTCTGCGACTCGGATCATTGATCTTTTACGGTATTGCTACGGAGCCGCGGGCCAAGGCGAATGCCCGCTGGCGATATCGGCGCGTTGTGGGATTATAAGAACTGGGTGTTTGACACAAGTTGGACGTTCAGGCGCGATGCCCTCAAGGAGCCCTGCCATGATGTTGACGGCGATCGGACTGATGAGCGGGACCTCGCTCGACGGGGTCGACGTCGCCCTGATCAGGACCGACGGCAAGCGGGTGGCGTCGCTCGGCCCGTCCGGTTATCGAGCCTATAGCGAGACCGAGCGCGACCTGCTGCGCCAGGCGCTGGCCGACGCCGTCGACTTGCCGCGGCGCGAGGCGCGGCCGGGAAGCCTCGGCGAGGCCGAACGGGCGGTGACGCTCGCGCATGCCGAAGCGGTGGCGGCCTTCACCGCGCAGCACCGGATCGCCCGCGAGGATATCGACATCGTCGGGTTTCACGGCCAGACCGTGCTGCATCGGCCTGCGCAGAAATTGACGGTGCAGATCGGCGACGCCGCGGCGCTGGCCAAGGCGATCCGCATTCCGGTGATGCACGATTTCCGCGCTGCCGATGTCGCCGCCGGCGGGCAGGGTGCGCCGCTGGTGCCGGTCTATCACCGCGCGCTGGCGCAAGCGCTGGATCGCGACGGCCCGATCGCGGTGGTCAATATCGGCGGGGTGTCCAACATCACCTATATCGATGGCGCCGACAGCCTGATCGCTTGCGACACCGGCCCCGGCAACGCGCTGCTCGACGATTTCGTGTTTGCCGTGACCGGCCAGTCATTCGACGCCCAGGGCGGGCTCGCGGCGCAGGGCGAACCGGACCGCGACTGGATCGCACGCGCGCTGGCGCATCCGTTCTTCGCGCTGCCGCCGCCGAAATCGCTCGACCGCAACGATTTCGCCGCGCTTCGGCTGGGGCAGATCGCCCCCGACGATGGTGCGGCGACGCTGACGGCCTTCACCGCGGCGGCGATCGCGCGGATCGTGCCGCTGCTGCCGAAGCCGCCGAAGAGCTGGATCGTCACCGGCGGCGGCGCCCGCAATCTGACCATGCTGCGGATGCTGCGCGAGACGCTGGCGCCGGCCAGCGTCGAGGCCGCCGATGCGCTGGGCTGGTCGGCGGACGCGATGGAGGCGCAGGCATTCGGCTTTCTCGCCGCACGCGGCCTCAAGGGCCTGCCGCTGAGCTATCCGGCGACCACCGGCGTCACCTTGCCGATGACCGGGGGGCTGATCAAACGGCCATGATCACGGGTGATTGATGCAGATGCATTGATCTTGACGGGTTCATGCAGGTGCATTAATTTCGATGCAATTGCATTGACTGGACAACGCCCATGCCCGCCGCAGAAACCATCGAATTCGCCCTGTCACTGGCTCGCAATGCCCGCGGCCTGGTCGGACTGGCGCAGCTGCGACTGCGCCGATTGATCGGGTGCAGGCGCTGGGCCGGATGCCGCGATGGCCAAGGTTGAGGGCCAAGGCTGAGGGACAAGGCTGAGGGCCAAGGTCGTGCCGAGCAGCGCGGAGGATCCGCGCCGCTTGGCTGCCCCCGATTCGATCGATGGGGAGCCCGACGCCGCCTTTGCGCGGCGCCGTAAATCTCAGCGGACGTTGGCGAGCCGCATGTCGAGATAGCCGGTGACTGATTCCATCAAGGGTTGGAGTTTGCCGTCGAAGAAATGGTTGGCGCCGGGGATGACGTGCTGGTCGATGACGATGCCCTTTTGGGTTTTCAGCTTCTCGACCAGGGTGTTGACGTCTTTCGGCGGCACCACCGCGTCCTTCTCGCCATGCACGATCAGGCCCGAGGACGGGCAGGGTGCCAGGAACGAAAAGTCATAGAGATTGGCCGGCGGGGCGATCGAGATGAAGCCCTCGACCTCGGGCCGGCGCATCAACAGCTGCATGCCGATCCAGGCGCCGAACGAGAATCCGGCGACCCAGCAGGCGCGGGCTTCGGGGTTGATGGTCTGGGCCCAGTCCAGCGCCGAGGCAGCATCGGACAATTCGCCGGTGCCGTGGTCGAAGGAGCCCTGGCTGCGGCCGACGCCACGGAAATTGAAGCGCAGCACCGAAAAGCCGCGATGCACGAAGGCGTAATAGCACTGGTAGATGATCTGGTGGTTCATCGTGCCGTGGAACTGGGGATGCGGGTGCAGCACCATCGCGATCGGCGCGTTCTTTTGCTTGGCCGGATGATAACGGCCTTCGAGGCGGCCTGCGGGACCGGTGAAAATGACTTCGGGCATCAGCGATCCTTGATAAGTAACCGGCTTGTGCGGGCTCAGCGCGGGCGCACATAAAGCCTAGCAATTAACGCCGATCTGGCGCCGTCGGACGGAAGGGCGAACGGCGTGGGACGGGAAGCCGGGTTCTAGCATAGAGCGAGGGGCCAAAAGCAAGGTTTTTGAGCACTGGCCTTTCATGCGACGCATTGGCGGCGCACGATGACGCCCGACCGGCGGCTGGCGTCCATCACGGCGCCGCGCCGCTAATCTGCCGCAAGGAACACGACATTTCATGATTGACCGGGTCTATCTTGACTGGAACGCGACAACGCCGCTGCGCCCCGAGGCCAAGGCGGCGATGGCGGCGGCGTGGGACCTGGCCGGCAATCCGTCCTCGGTCCATGCCGAGGGCCGAGCGGCGCGGCGGCTGGTCGAGCAGGCGCGGGAGATCGTCGCCACGGCGGTCGGGGCGCGCGCGCGCCAGATCGTGTTCACCTCGGGCGGCACCGAAGCCAATGCGTTGGCGCTCGCGCCAGGACTCCGCGTTGGCTCGGAACCGGTTGAAAATCTTATTGTTTCGCAAATCGAACACGCCTCGGTTCTGGCCGGCGGGCGGTTTCCCGGCGCGCAGACCCGCATGCTTGGGGTGACGCGCTCTGGCGTGATCGACCTCGATCATTTGCAACAATTGCTGGTGCAGGGGGCGCCGGCGCTGGTGTCGGTGATGCTGGCCAATAACGAGACCGGGACGCTGCAACCGATTGCTGAAGTCGCTCACCTGGTACATCAGGCCGGCGGCCTATTGCACGTCGACGCGATCCAGGCGTTCGGAAAAATTCCGTTCGATATCAATGAATTGAACGCGGATCTGGTGTCATTGTCGGCGCATAAGCTGGGCGGCCCGAAGGGCGTCGGCGCGCTGGTGATCGGCGCGGCGCTGGCGGGTCCCGAACCATTGCTGCGCGGCGGCGGCCAGGAACTCGGGCGGCGGGCCGGGACCGAGAATGTCGCCGGGATCGCCGGCTTTGGCGCCGCGGTTACGGCCGTGATGGCAACGCTGCCGGCCGAGATGGCGCGGCTCGAAATCCTGCGGAATCGGCTCGAGGCAGGCCTGCGGCAAACCGAGGGCGTGATTGTGATCGGCGATCAGGTCGCCCGACTGCCCAATACGACGCTGTTTGCCGTCGCCGGACTGCGCGCCGAGACCGCCGTCATCGGCTTCGACCTGGCGGGAATCGCGGTGTCGTCCGGCTCGGCTTGCTCTTCGGGCAAGGTTCAGCCATCGCATGTGCTGCAGGCGATGGGATTCGGTCCGGAACTTGCACAAGCGGCATTACGGCTCAGTTTGGGCTGGTCGAGTAGCGAAGCCGACATCGATCGGTGTCTGGAGGGCTGGCGAAAGCTTTTCGGGACACTAATTAAAAGGGATCATGAAACAGTGCTTGAACGGTTCTAAGACGGATGGTTTCATTTGCAGGATCGTGTAAGCAAGTGTGAGTTGATCCACCGCGGTCCTTGAAACCGCGAGCGGAGGTTAAAATGGCTGCCGTACAAGAGACCGTCGATCGGGTTCGCCAGATCGATGTCGATCAATATCGTTATGGATTCGAGACGCTGATCGAATCCGACAAGGCCCCCAAGGGCCTGTCGGAAGACACCGTCAGGTTCATCTCCGCGAAAAAGAACGAACCGGCCTGGATGCTCGAATGGCGGCTGGAAGCCTATCGGCGCTGGCTGACCATGACCGAGCCGGTCTGGGCGCGGGTGAGCTACCCCAAGATCGACTTCCAGGATCTGTATTATTATTCGGCGCCGAAGCCGAAGAAGCAGATCGGCTCGCTGGACGAGATCGATCCGGAGATTTTGGAAACCTACAAGAAGCTCGGCATTCCGCTGCGTGAGGTCGAGGCGCTCGAGGGCGTGGTGCGCCCCGAAGGCGAACGGCGGATCGCGGTCGACGCGGTGTTCGATTCGGTTTCGGTCGCCACCACCTTCCAGGCCGAGCTGAAGAAGGC from Rhodopseudomonas sp. BAL398 encodes the following:
- the tyrS gene encoding tyrosine--tRNA ligase, with the protein product MTAFKSDFLNVLQSRGFIHQISDPESLDDLASRGEAIAYVGYDCTAASLHVGHLLSIMMLHWLQATGNKPIALMGGGTTRVGDPSGRDETRKILTYEQIDANKESIKGTFAKLIKFGDGRSDAVMADNAEWLTKLNYIEMLRDIGRHFSINRMLTMDSVRMRIDREQELSFIEFNYMILQSYDFVELSRRYGCNLQMGGSDQWGNIVTGVDLGRRMGTHQLHALTCPLLTTSSGAKMGKTAAGAVWLNADMLSPYDYWQYWRNTEDADVERFLKLFTLLPMDEIARLAALKGQDINEAKKVLATETTALIHGRDAADKAEATARTTFDQGGTATDLPSVAIASSELDAGLGVLAAFAEKTGLVGSNGEARRQIKGGGLRVNDVAVTDDKMVLTAANLTADGVIKLSMGKKKHVLLKPA
- a CDS encoding anhydro-N-acetylmuramic acid kinase; the encoded protein is MMLTAIGLMSGTSLDGVDVALIRTDGKRVASLGPSGYRAYSETERDLLRQALADAVDLPRREARPGSLGEAERAVTLAHAEAVAAFTAQHRIAREDIDIVGFHGQTVLHRPAQKLTVQIGDAAALAKAIRIPVMHDFRAADVAAGGQGAPLVPVYHRALAQALDRDGPIAVVNIGGVSNITYIDGADSLIACDTGPGNALLDDFVFAVTGQSFDAQGGLAAQGEPDRDWIARALAHPFFALPPPKSLDRNDFAALRLGQIAPDDGAATLTAFTAAAIARIVPLLPKPPKSWIVTGGGARNLTMLRMLRETLAPASVEAADALGWSADAMEAQAFGFLAARGLKGLPLSYPATTGVTLPMTGGLIKRP
- a CDS encoding alpha/beta hydrolase — encoded protein: MPEVIFTGPAGRLEGRYHPAKQKNAPIAMVLHPHPQFHGTMNHQIIYQCYYAFVHRGFSVLRFNFRGVGRSQGSFDHGTGELSDAASALDWAQTINPEARACWVAGFSFGAWIGMQLLMRRPEVEGFISIAPPANLYDFSFLAPCPSSGLIVHGEKDAVVPPKDVNTLVEKLKTQKGIVIDQHVIPGANHFFDGKLQPLMESVTGYLDMRLANVR
- a CDS encoding cysteine desulfurase family protein, whose product is MIDRVYLDWNATTPLRPEAKAAMAAAWDLAGNPSSVHAEGRAARRLVEQAREIVATAVGARARQIVFTSGGTEANALALAPGLRVGSEPVENLIVSQIEHASVLAGGRFPGAQTRMLGVTRSGVIDLDHLQQLLVQGAPALVSVMLANNETGTLQPIAEVAHLVHQAGGLLHVDAIQAFGKIPFDINELNADLVSLSAHKLGGPKGVGALVIGAALAGPEPLLRGGGQELGRRAGTENVAGIAGFGAAVTAVMATLPAEMARLEILRNRLEAGLRQTEGVIVIGDQVARLPNTTLFAVAGLRAETAVIGFDLAGIAVSSGSACSSGKVQPSHVLQAMGFGPELAQAALRLSLGWSSSEADIDRCLEGWRKLFGTLIKRDHETVLERF